Proteins encoded within one genomic window of Meriones unguiculatus strain TT.TT164.6M chromosome 13 unlocalized genomic scaffold, Bangor_MerUng_6.1 Chr13_unordered_Contig_107, whole genome shotgun sequence:
- the LOC132650528 gene encoding uncharacterized protein DKFZp434B061-like produces MQSPQNASENQGGPSPNGVPRHASGLGKRSDPSPSEVPPAHFRSDRKARSVPLSVPRDASRSAPRPGRRESPGTFGTLRSRLPTRRIPSNGPRRFHAPERPPRPRPWARDNGSGAQARRRGDSPRGRRTRGPENPSVPTRRETLLSRRRAPPAARARASASLPASEVDAGRAGPGETDVFGWSPPGEGSGSSDFRRRAEVGVFSV; encoded by the exons ATGCAGTCCCCCCAGAACGCTTCCGAAAACCAGGGTGGTCCGTCCCCGAATGGGGTCCCCCGGCACGCTTCCGGCCTGGGAAAACGGAGCGATCCGTCCCCGTCTGAGGTCCCCCCGGCACACTTCCGGTCGGATAGAAAGGCGAGGTCGGTCCCTTTATCAGTTCCCCGGGACGCTTCCCGATCCGCTCCACGGCCCGGGAGAAGAGAAAG CCCCGGAACCTTCGGAACGCTTCGTTCGCGGCTCCCCACCCGGAGGATCCCCAGCAACGGACCACGGCGGTTCCACGCCCCAGAGCGTCCCCCCAGGCCGCGCCCCTGGGCACGCGACAACGGTTCCGGCGCGCAGGCGCGAAGGCGCGGAGACTCACCCCGGGGGAGACGAACCCGCGGCCCGGAGAACCCGTCCGTCCCGACGCGGAGGGAGACGCTGCTCTCCCGCCGCCGAGCGCCTCCTGCGGCCCGAGCGCGGGCGTCTGCGTCACTTCCGGCGTCGGAAGTGGACGCGGGGAGGGCGGGTCCCGGGGAAACCGACGTTTTCGGATGGAGTCCCCCCGGGGAGGGGTCCGGGTCGAGCGACTTCCGGCGTCGGGCGGAAGTTGGCGTTTTCtctgtttaa